A genome region from Erigeron canadensis isolate Cc75 chromosome 3, C_canadensis_v1, whole genome shotgun sequence includes the following:
- the LOC122591160 gene encoding uncharacterized protein LOC122591160 isoform X4: MGEIEGWSQMGGGGRLLLPNGLLPNAGPLIESLDSDRWLKAEERTAELITRIQPNQPSEERRNAVADYVQRLIMKCFPCQVFTFGSVPLKTYLPDGDIDLTAFSNNPNLKDSWAREVCDLLEAEEKNDNAEFHVKEVQYIQAEVKIIKCLVENIVVDISFNQLGGLCTLCFLEEVDNLINQNHLFKRSIILIKAWCYYESRILGAHHGLISTYALETLVLYIFHVFNNSFTGPLEVLYRFLEFFSNFDWDNFCVSLWGPVPINSLPDVTAEPPRKDSGDLLLNKVFLDACSSVYAVFPAGQDNQGQPFLSKYFNVIDPLRVSNNLGRSVSKGNFFRIRSAFAYGADRLARLLDCPKENLVAEVNQFFTNTWDRHGNGNRPDVPVTNSLTFKLSTDAPVRDSSGKKLETDHTHSSNYQSSSPKTNVVTAVHANKNQRNLKLGQLVNDIQRSPFARTRSSPELTDTYKYVPFQGIRNKLPETEKNRNRRKNVEADIEKNESSSLSHAQPHQSFEPTIESNMYHREDMHQEEQDLVNMMASSAFHGFNGPVNLASGHLPFPFSPSFLTSLGYTQRNMAGVFPTNMPFIDPQLSGMQFPHSLFPHYFSGVGMNSNSEDSVDPLNENNVTSMERNSGDDNNHDLWREPDRVNSEFVPQDDVKSQSSSTGMNYVPPPRRVGGSGGLVRSQQKNNKDKRDRLRDNLHSDHSQYQEFKINDAYLDERASSSRFSSAAPSYSLRSKTSSESSWHETLTVNKSMKEKRGKKTANIHTESEDDDQDWVPVTPTNLGSELVLNQFKQVPPRPNGSTEPAQTSGSGCVIPMAPMIIGSNPRQRMDNSGGPPLTFYPTGPPVPFLTMLPFFNAPSGNGSSDASASHFESAENGDTGQSFHPEGVEQSEDFSLQRATAGVSPDESNSDILNSDFASHWQNLQFGRFCQSPRQNGPTVYPSPVMVPPVYLQGRVPWDGPGRPLPNMNLVTQLMNYGPRLVPVAPLQSVPNRPPNVYQQYVEDMPRYRSGTGTYLPNPKVGVKDRPRRGNYNYDRSDNHGDREGNWNVNSKSRGSGRNHSRNQIDKSTTRLGSSGSRSMNSQRYDSISSQNGPGNVTYGFSGMNEQSPRSEGGREHRIYGASVQRSSPDQPSSPHHERRV, from the exons ATGGGCGAGATCGAGGGATGGTCACAGATGGGTGGTGGTGGGCGTTTGTTGTTGCCGAATGGGCTATTGCCCAATGCTGGTCCATTGATAGAGAGTTTAGATTCAGATAGATGGTTAAAGGCTGAGGAGAGAACGGCCGAGCTTATTACTCGTATACAACCAAATCAGCCGTCTGAAGAGCGTAGAAATGCTGTTGCTGATTACGTGCAACGGCTTATTATGAAGTGTTTTCCCTGtcag GTTTTTACATTTGGGTCGGTACCTCTTAAAACATATTTACCTGATGGGGATATTGACTTAACTGCCTTCAGCAACAATCCAAACCTGAAAGATTCATGGGCTAGAGAAGTTTGTGATTTGTTGGAGGCTGAGGAGAAGAATGATAATGCAGAATTTCATGTTAAGGAAGTGCAATACATTCAAGCAGAA GTGAAGATTATAAAGTGTCTCGTGGAGAATATTGTGGTAGATATTTCCTTTAATCAGCTCGGAGGACTTTGTACACTTTGCTTTCTAGAGGAG GTTGACAATCTGATAAACCAGAATCATTTGTTTAAGCGTAGCATTATACTGATTAAAGCTTGGTGTTACTATGAGAGTCGTATTCTTGGTGCTCATCATGGACTTATATCAACTTATGCTCTTGAGACCTTGGTTCTTTACATATTCCATGTCTTCAATAATTCCTTTACGGGTCCTCTTGAG GTGCTTTATCGTTTTCTAGAGTTCTTCAGTAATTTTGATTGGGACAACTTCTGTGTTAGCTTGTGGGGTCCTGTACCCATAAATTCACTTCCAGATGTAACTg CGGAACCACCTCGGAAGGACAGTGGAGACTTGTTGCTTAACAAAGTGTTTCTTGATGCTTGTAGCTCTGTCTATGCTGTCTTTCCAGCTGGTCAGGATAATCAAGGCCAACCTTTTCTTTCCAAATATTTTAACGTTATTGATCCACTGCGTGTGAGTAACAATCTTGGACGAAGTGTCAGTAAAG GTAACTTTTTCAGAATACGTAGTGCTTTTGCGTATGGGGCCGATAGGCTGGCAAGATTACTTGATTGCCCAAAGGAAAATCTTGTTGCGGAAGTAAATCAGTTTTTCACCAACACATGGGACCGCCATGGGAATGGTAATCGTCCTGATGTACCAGTTACCAATTCATTGACTTTTAAACTGTCAACTGATGCTCCAGTTAGGGATTCGAGTGGCAAGAAGTTAGAGACTGACCATACTCATTCTAGCAATTATCAGTCAAGTTCACCCAAAACTAACGTTGTCACTGCGGTTCATGCTAACAAAAATCAGCGGAACTTGAAATTGGGTCAGTTGGTCAATGACATTCAAAGGTCTCCATTTGCTAGAACACGATCGAGCCCTGAACTAACCgatacatataaatatgttCCTTTTCAAGGGATCCGTAACAAACTGCCTGAAACTGAAAAAAACCGTAATAGGAGGAAAAATGTCGAAGCTGATATCGAGAAAAATGAGTCTTCATCGTTATCCCATGCTCAACCTCATCAAAGTTTTGAGCCTACTATTGAATCAAATATGTATCACCGTGAAGATATGCATCAAGAGGAGCAAGATCTTGTGAACATGATGGCATCTTCTGCATTTCATGGGTTTAACGGGCCAGTGAATTTAGCATCGGGTCATTTACCTTTCCCATTCTCTCCATCTTTTCTAACTTCATTAGGATACACACAAAGAAATATGGCTGGAGTGTTTCCCACAAATATGCCTTTTATTGATCCTCAATTATCAGGTATGCAGTTTCCTCACAGTTTGTTTCCTCATTACTTTTCGGGGGTTGGAATGAACTCTAATTCTGAAGATTCGGTTGATCCTCTTAACGAAAATAATGTCACTAGTATGGAAAGGAACTCCGGTGATGATAATAATCACGACTTGTGGCGTGAACCTGATCGTGTGAACTCGGAATTCGTTCCACAAGATGATGTAAAATCTCAATCATCTTCTACTGGAATGAATTACGTGCCACCACCTCGTCGTGTTGGTGGTTCTGGCGGGCTGGTGAGAAGTCAACAAAAGAATAACAAGGATAAGCGTGATCGATTGCGAGACAATCTTCATTCGGATCATTCTCAATATcaagaatttaaaataaatgatgCTTATTTAGATGAACGAGCCTCGAGTTCAAGATTCTCGTCTGCTGCTCCTAGTTATTCCTTAAGAAGTAAAACATCTTCTGAGAGTTCGTGGCATGAAACGTTAACAGTGAATAAGTCAATGAAGGAAAAACGAGGTAAGAAAACAGCTAACATCCATACGGAGTCTGAGGATGATGATCAGGACTGGGTCCCGGTCACACCGACAAATTTGGGTTCTGAGTTGGTACTAAACCAATTCAAACAAGTTCCGCCAAGGCCGAACGGGAGTACGGAACCAGCTCAAACAAGTGGTTCAGGTTGCGTTATCCCGATGGCTCCAATGATTATTGGGTCTAATCCAAGACAACGCATGGACAATTCTGGGGGACCTCCCTTGACCTTTTATCCCACCGGGCCACCTGTTCCATTCCTTACCATGCTTCCGTTTTTTAACGCTCCATCAGGAAATGGATCATCAGATGCATCAGCTAGCCATTTTGAGAGTGCTGAGAATGGTGATACTGGTCAAAGTTTTCATCCTGAAGGAGTTGAGCAATCAGAGGACTTCAGTTTGCAAAGGGCAACTGCTGGTGTGTCACCAGATGAATCCAACTCTGATATTCTAAATAGTGATTTTGCTAGCCATTGGCAGAATCTACAGTTTGGTCGGTTTTGCCAGAGTCCGCGTCAAAATGGACCCACTGTATATCCATCACCTGTTATGGTACCGCCAGTTTATTTACAGGGTCGTGTCCCTTGGGATGGGCCTGGAAGACCACTGCCGAACATGAACCTTGTCACACAGCTCATGAATTATGGACCACGTCTCGTTCCTGTTGCACCTCTTCAGTCTGTTCCGAATAGACCTCCTAATGTTTACCAGCAATATGTGGAAGATATGCCAAGATATCGTAGTGGTACTGGCACGTATCTGCCAAACCCT AAGGTTGGTGTTAAGGATCGTCCTCGCAGAGGGAACTATAACTATGATAGAAGTGATAATCATGGTGATAGAGAAGGCAACTGGAACGTTAATTCAAAATCACGTGGTTCTGGCCGTAACCATAGTCGTAATCAAATTGATAAATCAACCACCCGGTTGGGTTCTAGCGGGAGTCGGTCAATGAATTCACAGAGATATGATTCCATTTCAAGTCAAAATGGTCCTGGCAATGTGACTTACG GTTTTTCTGGTATGAATGAGCAGTCACCAAGGAGTGAGGGAGGTCGTGAACATAGGATATATGGGGCATCCGTTCAGCGGTCTTCACCAGATCAACCATCGTCACCCCATCATGAAAG GAGGGTATAA